Genomic window (Chionomys nivalis chromosome 7, mChiNiv1.1, whole genome shotgun sequence):
TCTCACCCTGAATTTAGTCATACTCTTAACCAGTCTGGCTCTCTACTGCGAGGTGGACGGACTACCAGGCTGGGTGACTCTACCTCAGGCATGCCCCGCCCACCATGCCAGGTTAAGGGGAAACGTGTTTGCTGCCACTGAATTCCTTTTTGGTTTCATTGCCACCAGAAACAGCACCACCAGAATTAGGGCAGGGAGGAGCTGGGCTGAGAGACTGAAACCTGGAGTGACAGTGAGTGGCACTTGGGACAGGGGAGTGACTCGGATCCCCAGGGCAAGTTCGAGATGGAATTGGGTTGTGGAGTACAGCTATTGAAGTTATTTATGAGCCGGCTTAGATTTAAATGTATGTGCAGGATCCACTCTGCCGGTTCCCATAACTCTTCTTCGGCTACATGCatcccttcatttcttttaataaatacttttgaGAGCCATCACAGTGCTGGGACTGTTAGATGCTGCCGACACAGATTCAAGCAAGATTCTACCTTTGCCTGGATGCTTGTTAAAGCCAAGCACAAGGGGGAAAAACATTCAAATTCAGTATGCATTAGAAATTTAGATGCtaatgaatgctgggaaaaaacaTCGGACATTGCTGAAGCGAGAGCTTGACAAATTGGGATGGAGAGAAAAGGCCTCAGAGACCCAGAGGAGGTGGCAGGTGAGCCGagggcacacgtgtgtgtgtgtgtgtgtgtgtgtgtgtgtgtgtgtgtggcagcgCTAATTGAACTAAGTGGGTTATtgttaaaaaagaagagaaggtgaAGATGGGAGGTGGCATGGGGGAAATTCAGGGAGAGTTGGAGAGGGGAGATAGGAGtggacatgatcaaaatacattgtatgcgtATGTGAAAATCTcagcaataaattaaaaatatgtctttataAATGGGTGTGTCTAGGGAGGACGGTTTCCTGTTGGGGGAATGTGCTGTGCCCCGAGGTCACTGGAGAAGAGTAAGGCAGAAGTTTAATGAGTGAGAAGTGTCAAAAGGAAGCTGTAGAtagaggggttttgttttgttttgtttgtttgtttttaggaaaCTAACAGATTTGGGGGTTCTGATCTGGAAACAATGTTTAGGTGCCCATTAAATATCAGGGCTAGTGATCACGGAAGGGTGTGTACCTAGAAGTCACCACAGGGATGTCTGAGCCACGGGCTAACAGAGAATAGAGCTGGAAAAGGGCAGGGGGTGTGGGCTCTTAGGTGCCTGAAGGTTCAGAGGTTTTTCAAAAGAGGTGGAAACAGCAGAAATTACTCAGTGTGTGTCGCAgcaacttttttgttgttataacAAGTGAAGTACTTTATGTTGGCTCGTGGTTTGGGGGGGTCCCAGTCCCTACTGCTTTGGGGCCATCACAGTAGGTGTACATGCTAGAAGAAAAATGCTCACCTCATGACCAGGGAACCAAAACAGTCAAGGAAGGGTCTAGAATTCGCTAAGATCCTTCAAAGGTACTCCCTTAATAACCGAAACCCAACTAGGCCCCTCCTCTCAAGGCTTCATCACCTTCCAGGAGCACTCCGGCATCTGGAGAATTTAAGACTCAGAGCTCCAAGAAGGGAATAGACAGTCAGGTCACTTATTGCTAGGAGACTGGGCAAGAAGAAGGTGGAGAAATAATTGTTGAATTTGCCAGAAGACCTCAGAGCTTGTGATattactttataaaaatgaatgggTGGATTAGCCCTTGTTTGGGGTATAGAGCGTTAGACGGGGTCTCCTGTGCCTTAGACTGACtgtgaactcctgatcttccggTCTCcccctccaaagtgctgagatcacTGGTAGACTTGGCATAAATCAATCTATTTCTGTGAAACCACGCCCAACACGTGACCTGACCCAGAACAGTGTTGTAGTGTGGTGGGTAGAGGCCAGATTTGATGAGATTACAGAATAACTAGGGAtaacatcatgcacacacacgcgcacacatacatgtatgcacacacccacatatgcatgcacacatgcacacacactcacactacacacacacacacccatgttgTGTGAGGCGAGTTCTGGGGAGATATGAACAAATGCTTACTCACTGCAGATAAGGAACTAACAACAGATCAGAGCAACAATACCATCATATCTGATTTTATGAACCAAACTGGGGTAACTTAaaggagtatgggtgaggggttacttataggaTCTCAGACTTAAGGGCAGCTACAGTGCCCAAACCCACCCGAGTGTGGGTGTCAGTTCATGGGGGTCGGAACCCTGGGCTCCCTCTGCATGACTCACAGTCACCTCAACATACTAGAGTCTCCTTCCTCGCAGTCCTTCCTGTTTTTATATCCTTGGGAGGAGCCTGGGGAGTCTTCATTTTTCCAGGATCTGTGAAGTTTGTTTATATCTGAAGGGACAAAACCAGCTCTATTTTGTGCTAGGCATCCAAACACCCCACAACCCCTAAAGGTCCGGCTCGAGTGTTGTTCCTGATCCTCTTAGTGCTGATGCTGGTTCCCTCTGCTCCTGCTAAAGAAGTCAGCCTCCACGTACCCTTTAAACTGACTTGGGTCCTTGAGGATGGAGAGTCATAGGAAACTGTACAAGACTACCCGTGTGGCCCCATTGAGCATCTGGTGGCCTGGTCTATATCTCTGCTTTTGTGATCTGAACCGCGGCTATAGAGCAACAGGCCAGGTGGAGGCCAGGAGGTATGGGTTTTACGTGTGCTCAGGTCACATCAGAAAGAGTACGGAGGCCTGGAATCCTCTTTCTACAAAAGCTGGTACTGTGTCACGTCTAATGATGGGGAATGGAGACAGTGTGTAAGTAGACCAGACTTAGACACTTTTAAATATGTAAGACCAATCTGATATGGCCCCACCTTCCTCAGCCTGACAAGCCCTGCAGGACAGGTGACTTAGACCAGATAAAAATTACTTTCACtgccgggccgtggtggtgcatacctttaatcccagcactcgggaggcagaggcaggcggatctctgtgagttcgaggccagcctggtctacaagagctagttccaggacaggaaccaaaaaagctacggagaaaccctgtctcaaaaatcaaaaaaaaaaaaaattactttcactGATCAGGGAAAACAGGATACGCGATGGTCATCAGGCCTACACTGGAGTGGAATATATTATAGATACGGGGGACATGTCCCTTTCACCCTTGTAATTCGGGTTAAGATAGAGCCAATAAAACCAGCAATAATAGGCCCCAATAAGGAACTAGACCCAAATCCTACTCCCCCACCCACAAAGAGACCGTTGCCCAAACAATTGGCTGTAACCTCACTTTCACCTAAAACACCAGCCCCAGTAGTTTAGCTATTACCGAGCCTTTGGAGCCAGAACAGCATCCGCTCCTGGAGCTTCTAAGACTTATATGGTTCTAAACTCCTCACAGCCGACCCTAACCAACTCTTGTTAGCTCTGTTCTGATGCGGCTCCCCCTTATCATGAGGGAATCGCTGTCCAGGGCCTTATTCAAGAAGCGGCTAAGTCTGATGAAGGTCACTGGCATTCCCACACTCTCTAACCCTGGAACAAGTAACAGGGCAGGGGCTTTGCATAGGTAAAGTTCCTGCTGCCAAGGCTTTTCTTTGCAAGTCACCTTATCCATTCACAACCTCTGCAGAGCACCTAATGCCCACAATGACACCTGGTGGGCACGCTCCTCGGGGTTAACTCCTTGTGCACATACTTCAGGTCTAAAGGACTCCAAAGGCTACTGTGTCCTCATCAGACTGGTACCTGGCTCCTTTACCATGACTACCAAGGTTTCCTAGATAGAATGGGGCAGGATGCTGGTCTAACTAGAATAAAAAGGGAGCCCACGAGCACCCTCACACTCAGTATTCTCCTGGGGACAAGCCTTGCAGAGCTGGGGACAGGGACTGCCTCTCTTCTGTCCCACAGTGAAATCATTCTGCTTTGAGAGAAGCTAAGGATGCTGACACAGAACTCCTGGAGACCTCAGTCTCCCACTCACAGGACTCCCTCTCCTCACTGGCTGAAACGGTTTTACGAAACAGAAGGGGACTGGGCCTAATCCTTTTACAACAGGGAGGACTGCGTGCAGCCCTGGGAGAAGAATGCTGTTTCTGTATAGACTATTCAGGACTTGTAAAGGATACCATGGCCAAGATGCGAGAGGGACttacaaagagagaaagggaagccaACCGAGGATGGTTTGAATCCTGGTTTAATAGTTCCCCTGGTTGACTACACTCATCTCCGCTCTGACAGAACCCCTGGTAAATTTGTTGATCCTGCTGACTTTTGGACCATGTATACCCAATAGGCCAGTCCAATTTATGAAGGAAAGATTGGGCCCATCCAACTTACAGTGCAGTGCTCTCAGAACCGTAGACCCCTCAGGACAGAAGATACCTATGAACTAACTGTAAGAGACCCAGGATTGGGTTGATCAACAAGAAAAGGGGAGGAATAAAGGGACAAAACCAAATCCATTTTGTGCTAGGCCCCAAGGTGGCTGTCAGCAGAGAGGGAAGTTCCCTAGACTGGAGCCCAGCTGTTGAAGGTGCTGTCTGCAGAGTGGGAAGTTCCTTAGACTGGAGCCCAGCTGCTGAAGGTTGGCATCAGCAGAGTGAAAATCCCCTAGACCGGAGCCAATCACAGAGACACCCATACCCCTTATGACAATAACAATAGATTTGTGGctttttgcctttataaaccctGCCTAAGAAGGGTGGGACTCCTCCTCTGGCCCCCACTGCATCAATGTGCAAGAAGAGGTTCCCATTGTAATTTGCAGaattaaaccttgcttttgcatttcagtgagtcTGTGTCTCTAGTGGTCTTCTTGGGGTCCCCGCGACTCGGGCCCTACAATATCTATGATATAAACACATCCCATGagtctctctgctccctccaggATGGACTGTTTCAACTCAAAGGAGATAGCTGCACAACATtccaccctttcttcctcccagctcttcttctcttcctgctgcctcttccacagtgttccctAAGCCTTGCAGGGGACTGATGGAGATCTCTATCTATAGCTGAGCATCAGACCACTATGCCACGGCAACAGCCACTAGTTCTCAGAAACCATCActgtggctgggtggtggtagcttGGATTAaagaattccagcacttgagaggcagaggcatgcagatctctgtgaatctgaggccagcctggtctacatagtgagtttcagatcagtcagagctacacacagagaaaccctatcttaaaaaaaataaaaccaaaccaaaacaaaacaacaaccacaaaaaaaaaaaaaagaaagaaaaagaaagaaaaaagaagccgggcggtggtggcgcacacctttaatcccagcactcgggaggcagaggcaggcagatctctgtgagttcgaggccagcctggtctacaagagctagttccaggacaggctccaaagctacagagaaaccctgtctcgaaaaaaaaaaaaaagaaagaaagaaaaaagaaaaaagagagaaagaaaccatcATCTCAAAAGACAGTTTCTTCCTCTGACAGATTGGGACTGACAGTAACCTATGGGTGTAAGCAAGAATATTTAGAGGTTTGACTGACAGGTTCATCACTCCCATTTAACAGAACAAAGGCAGATGTCTTCCCAGTATTCCCCAGCTATACGTTTTTATCTTGGCTTGCAGCAGCATCTTTGAGTTCTGTTCTGCGGAGCAGGCTTTAACTCCCATCAAAAGCTGTTGGCTATGTCCATGGTCATCATGCCTCACTATTGAACTAGTAGGTCCCTTTGCCTGGCATTTTGGTGCTATAGTATTTAAAGACCATAGTTGATCAGGACTGTTGGTGCCTACACAGCACCTTCCAGCGTTATGACAGCCTGTCAGCATGGTAGGAGTCCGGCCAAGTCCcaactttatttttctgtgtcctgcaaccAAAGCATGCAATGCCTTTGTTAATGCCCTAAAACAAGGAACCTCAGAGAGCTGATAACCCCCTGACTTAGGATAATGATAAGCACACCTGCCAGACAGGAAAGCCAACACAGTAAGAACATTTGCTGGCATCATTCATGAAACTATAGAGAACACCTGCACTGATAAACTTCCCTCCATGggctccctcgtctgccctatgAAGTCCAAGCCCCTGCACCTGGCCACAGTCTCCATCCCCAGGAGAGACTGGAGTCCTTCAGTTGCTCTGATCAGAGGACCATCTGTCCCTGGAGAGGCTGCTCtgttctttcttctacttccacGTCGCCCCCACCGATCCTGAACTAacgtcttcagcaatggggtcttgCTTTCATCTTCTGGCATGTAGTCAACAACAGTGCCAAAATcacttttactttatttaatattttgtgggGCCTCAGGGGTCTTACTAGCCAACAACTTGTAGGGAAGTAGCCCACTCCAGCACTCTGAGGCATGCCTGTGCCATCTCTTCAGTAtaccttttaaaaaagtttgagtttttaaaattgcttgtctttttctaagaCCTCCAGAGATTAGCATTAAAACACTCAGTTTGCTGCGcccgcctttaaacccagcagagacaggaggatctctgctcttaaggccagcctggtctacaaagtgagttccagaaccgGCTCCAAAattaccgagaaaccctgtcttgaaaaagccaaAAGCACTCATTTAATGAAACATTTCCACAGATTTCTGTAGGTCCGTTCACTGTTCTTTCCAAGCCAAGCGTCAGTGATCTCAGATGTCACAACTGAGGGGACGCTAAAGGTTAGCAGTGAGCCATGCTGGGTAGAGTGGCCTGGATGGGGGCATAACCTCAGCTAGCTCTCCATACTCCATAGCCGTTCTCCCTGAACCAGCGAGCTTCCTCATCTTCGTATGTTTCCATGGGGCTACCCTGCATCTCTCCACTCCTGACAGATTTAATAGGGGAGCAGGGCCAGGTTTGTGCCTGCCACTCTAGTTGATCCTTTAGCCTGACAGACTGTAGGCTGCTGTCCCTGTCATGGCTTCAGGAGCAAGCTCAGTGGGTGGTAAACTTGGTAGCTGTGGCCACTCCCATTGTCTCTTTCTCAACTATACCTATCTGCTGTGATAGCCCCAGGCCAGGTGAACAATATCCACTACCAGCCTATTTCCTGCTGGAGGAAAATGAACACAGCTTACTCAGGGGTCACGGCTGCCCACTCCCTGGGGGCATGGCTGCCCAACCCTGGGAACGTGGCTGCCTACGCCCTGGACAAGCTTAGACTTCATTTTCACGGCCTTCTCTGCCCTGTTCCTCGCAGGCTTCGAAGCCTTCCGGACACTCACTAGTATAGCATTTGGATTTCggtcagatttttttccttaatttcatCTTGACACATATCTGTCATAGTGGCCTCTGGGTGACCCTGGATTgacctctttctctcttgtttttcttttatctcctctAAATTGTATCACCACTACTTATACAGACCTGCTTTCCATATTTGTATAGGTCACTTGGATCCACCAATGGCTCTCCTACCTTATAGAGATCATGTGACACCAAAAGGCTCAACAAGCCACCAAAAACTCCATACAGGTCTTGAGGCTCTTACAGAATGGtcgtttttcttaaaataatttatttgtcaaattttatttgtgtgagtgtgtgagtgtgcacagcaGTGATGGAGTCCTGGAGGCTGGGGGAGAGCCCTGGACACCCTAGAGCTGGAGTCTCAGGTGTTGTGacctgcctgacatgggtgctgggaaccaaactgaagGCAGCTGCAAAGGCATCCAGTATTCTTGTATTAGGTGTCAGGTGGTCAATACACCCAGAAAGGAGCTGGAGCTGTACTACAGGATTCCTGGAGGGTAGGTAAAAACCAACATTCCTGGGGGAACCTGGAAAACAGGTTTCCATCCCCCAAAAGgatccccttcccctccctccagcagAAGGAACATTTGGCTCTCATTGACTTTGACACACACCTGTGGAGCCTGTCAGCGTATCAAAGTCTGTGCTAGTCTCCAGACCCCTCAGTCAAAGCCCCCACGAGagcccccctcctctctcctcagatCCCCTACCCCCGGTTGCCCCGCTGTGCTCAGTCTCCTGCTGCCCTACTGTTCTCTCCCTTGTCCCCCAGGTCTGGCCATGCCCagtctgctttcttctctctgttctggACTCACCAGATGCCTCTGGGTGGTCTCTTTTATTCACAataccccctcccccctccaatgGAGTGGCCGTTTAGACAGTTTCTTTACTGCACCCCTTCCCATATAGTTCTggaccgctgagccatctcacagcccTGGCCTTTTCTAACTCTCCAGGAACAGTCTATCAGGCCTGGCAGCCTGGGGACCAGACTGCTTCCTGCATGCCCACTTCCCCCAGTGATGACCGTCCTTCCTCTGCTGTCCATCTCCTCCCATGTCCTACAGCCGTACAGGACAGGCTGGGAGAGCTTCCTTCATTTCTTGTTTAAAAGTCCTTTCCAACACAGCGATTCAAAGATAGGACATTCCGTCATGTACCAGGGCATCTGTACCAGGGCATCCTGTACCAGGGCGTTATTAAGGCCCCATCTGCCATGggttttcctttcctctgtgttATAGGTCAGGCGTGAGAGGATTATCTTTTAGCACTTTTATctcacttccttttccctccatatCCAACTTCTCACTTGGGTTCCAAACTCTCAGCTTCTAGCGGGAGCTTCCCAGCAAAGGTCTAACTTAGACTCTGTTCCTTTCAGTCCCCCAGCACCTCCACCTCATCCTCTTCTCAATCCAACTTCTCCTCCAAGTCAAAGGCTAATGTGGAAGATGCCAGGCACGTCTCCCTTCCCGTTGTAATTTCTCCTTTACACAAAGTCCCTCTGGGCAGACGTCTATTCTCATCCCTTACAGCTCTTCTCCCAGGACTTTAACCATTCTTAGGTCATCTCTGCACTATTCCTGCTCATCAAGCAGGCATTCTAGTCCACGCTGAATGAGAAGGAGAGCATGACCGCTCCTAGGAATGGTCGAGGAGAAGGTTTTATTGTGATATGAGGGACAGTTCAGCCTGATACATCTGGAAGGGTCAAGATTGAACTATGGGGTGTTGGGGGAGcaaaaggggagaaagaagggagatagGACAAGCAGACCAAGAGAGTGTGTGATCAAATAACAGGATTATATAGGAatcagaagctgggggaaggaagCCCAGTCCCTAGGCTGGAGAGGTTTGGGGTAGGGGGCTGGGTGAGGTGAGAAGctctgggaggagccacaggtaaTGAGTGAGACTTGTTCtgggtttctttgggacctgaCACACACCACATAGAAGACTGCCATCCAGGGACCCCCCCCCATTACAAACTGCTTTAAATATCTTCATCTCAGTTGTATTTCTCATGCAAGGCCCATGCAACACCACCGTAGTAAAAGGGCACACTGCACACATCACATGGGAAAGACAGCTGAACCAGTGCCCTCTGTGGATGCTCCAGCCTCAGACTGCTCAGTCTCAGTGGCATGCCTTGCTCCTCAAACCTGAACTCTGCAATCATTTTTCTCACTCATCTTTGGTTCTGTTGTGTCCCCATTGAGACGCTAGCTGTGCTGTATGAGTCTTTTCCTGCAGAGATGTGACACACGTATCTATTCACCCTAGATAGGGAACTGATTACAGACTGAAGTAATGATATCATCAAGTGAaataattatatacacacatgtattatatatatatatatatggagaagagctactttttctcattaattaattaattctaatGAAACGATCAGGTGACATCACAACACTCTGGGGTGCAGCACTGAAAATGTccattaagtttattttttcttgatgatCAGAGGTCCCACGTTGTCTCCAGTCTCTTCGTTATGTTTTTTGTGAGCCCCATCACAGAATGGAAACTTTTTGGACCTCCAGCAGCGGCAGTACACGGCCTTATCTCCCAGGTCCTCCATGTCGAAGGTGTGCACGACCTTGGggttgtctttctggatctggaggTTCACCATAGCTTTGGTACGATTATCTTTACCATAGAACTTTTTGTAAGCCAGGTAACCGAGAGCAGCTGTCCCAGCAGCAAATGTCATGGCTGCAATCCACTCAACTCTCACTAAGAAGTTGTACCCGAGGCCCATGGTGTGGGCAGTGAGAAGGCCGGGGCAGGACCTCGTGGATGAGTGCTGGGGATGAGGGAGTCCCGGGCAAGAtgcaacctccaggaacacttCCAGTCACTGTGCAGGCGCCGTGGCAAGCTCGAGAAGAGCTACTCATAGGAACACGGATGACTCAAAATCTTCCTAAAAGCCCACCCTAGCATGGATAATGATTCATAAAAGCTGGAACTCTGTGTATAACTTACAGGTTAGAGAgtctcctctcctcagctgtcctcaTTGCTAATATAACTCTGGAGAGGGAGTGGCTTTGTATTTCTGATAAGTTTTAGGAACTTCTTGAGACTTGTGAGTTGTTTACTTCTGAGTTTTTTTTCTAGCCTGCCTTAGACTTTCctaaggttttgtttcttttggtttgattttatgagatagggtctctctacatagcccttaCTGTTCTGGAGAAAACACACTATGAAGATCGGGCTgtcctcaaaatcacagagatttgcctttgCCTGCCTTGTGCTGGGGAATAAAGGTGTATGCCTAAACCACACCCAGCCAAGTTTTCTGAGTTTTAATGAGCTTCCTTCTAGGAAGCTCCAAGTTTTAACTCGCAGGAAgttgctatacacacacacacacacacacacacacacacacacacacacacctttgcctCTACCCTCCTGTAACACTAAAGCATTAGGTTTAAAGCATaaaccagggactggagagatgactcagcatttaagagcacttgctgctctttcaaagaaccaGAGTTGGTTCTCAGCCCCACACTGGGCAGTGTACACTCACCCCATGTAACTTCACTTGCTGCTCAGCTGGACTCTTTCTCTACCGCCAACCTCTCATGCTCCTCTCTGCTGTGTTGCCTTGCTTGCTCTTTTTGTCTATAAACACACCTCTTAAGAGCAAAGAGAAGAACAAGAAGGTAAGTGCTATGTGCATAGAAACACCTATGACCACCTATATGCTTGGCAATAGTTCGGAAATAACTTTGCTCAGGATTTTGAAAACACTGGTCTGCTTCAAAGGGTTGCTTCAAGTGAGTCTCGGGTCATCTGAGTTCCTCGTTCTTATCAGATGACCTGACATCCTTTCTGGCGCTCTGAGGATCGTGTCTTTACCCATAACTTCCATGTGACCTGCCATGGCTGTGTTTATTCAGGGCAGTGCTCTCAGTGGGGCCCTTCTGTCTGGAAACTTGTTTAGACGATGTTTAGAAGTATTTAGAAGATGTCTTCAATGATTTCATTCATTATTGCCCTCCCATCCTTATCCTTTCGTGTAGGGTCCCCTCTGTGAGCACCAATGACAGGCATTTTGCGTAGGGTCCCCTCTGTGAGCACCAATGACAGGCATTTTGCATAGGGTCCCCTCTGTGACCACCAATGACAGGTGTTTTGTGTAGGGTCCCCTTGTGAGCACCAATGACGGGCATTTTGTATAGGGCCCCCTCTGTGAGCACCAATGACAGGCATTTTTTGTAGGGTCCCCTCTGTGAGCACCAATGACAGGTGTTTTGTGTGGGGTCCCCTCTGTGAACACCAATGACAGGCGTGTCTTCTGACCTGACTCTCcattttccaccttattttctctCTCACTTCCATCATGTTGGGTTTTGCTACTTTCTAGTATGTTGTCTTAATCATCTCTTCTAATCCTCTATCAACTTTaatttcttctatcatatttttaatttcaggagTTATGTTTTGTTCTGTGTATATTCTGAAATGATATCCTGTTCATGTTTCAGTTtgtcatattttctcttttttataagacgtttaatattttttgtttattttgggaaTTTGTGGTATATGCTAGTTTTGGTTACCTAACTAAACTACCCCATGACAAAATAGTTTAAAACATAGAAGAACTGAAGAATTTGCTCATGGTTTTGCAATGTGGGTAGGGCTCTGTGAACTGTGAGCTGGCCTTCCCACCCAGAGACAGGCTGCCACAGGAATATCTGAGGTGACTTTACTCCTGTGTGTAGAATGGCTCTGGGGGCTCATAGGGCCTTTCTCTTCTGGAAAATTGTTTCCAAAGCATTTTATTTAGCAAAGTCAGTTACAGTCCAGCCTAACATCAAAATAGGAAAGGATTGGACTTGCTCTCTTGgtgcaaagaaaaggaaagaacccTTTGCTGTATTTACTGGGTCTTAGGGACGGGCCAGAAGTCCATGCTTACATGAAGTCTTCTAGCTTTGGTCCTGTTGCGTTTCTTGATCTGTAGTTACCGACTAGTTCTACCAATGACCACACCCTATCAGCTCTCATTATCTTCTATGTACAGCTCCATACCTGTCAGCTGGATTGTGTGAACCATGTTGTTAGTCTGCAGTGGCTGCGTCCGCCCTGAACACGTACAGAGGAATTTTCTTGCCATTATTTCCTAAACTGTCATGGCTACTATCTGCATAGCATTTGCATTGTCCATGACCCTGCGAGTCATCTGGAGGTGCTTCGAAGTATGTGGCACTATGTGTAGGATCTACACAAACACTGTAATTACATAAGGGGATTGAGCATTTGCAGAATTGGATGTCAGAGGTCCTGGAGCCAACCCCTCATGGATAGAAAGAGACAAATGTCCTGATGCCACTCCAGGGAGTACCCTGAAGGTCTAAACAGTAGGTCCTCCTAACTGAATTCATAAGGAGGTTAGGACTGAACCAAAAACAAGAGCCACAGTGAAACAGTAGCTCTCACTTCTGGCTTCTGCACCAAACTCACTCTTCCCAAGCTTATAAAATTATTGGAAGTTAGTGAACAGGACAGGGGAGGTGGCTCCCCAGGTCAGAACATTTGGCACCCAAGCCTgagtacctgagtttgatcctcaggagCCGtgtggggactggaaagatggctcagcagttaagaacatccttgcagaggacctgggtccagttcccagctcctacatggcagctcagtcccaggggatccaatgctcttttGTTGTCTCCACAGGCATCAGGCCTGCATGCTCTGGACATGTAGGCAAGcatgcatttaaaaatgtcaGGTGGGGCGGAGCTTATTTATAATCCTAGGACCCCACTTGGAGGGGTAGGAGTGAGGGGGCTGGAAACTCAGATCTGACATGCATGTGACATGCAgcagcagaaagaagagaaaccctgcctcaaaacaaggtGAAGGAAAAAATGATTcccaaaggttgtcctctggcacacacacacacacacacacacacacggtacaggAGTGCACACAGTGAGACTGAAATATCCTTTTGATGGATTTTGCTGCAtaggggaccagagagatggagcATGACAGGGGATGTGGGGTCCAAGAATTTCTTTTGAGATGAACAAGGGCTTCTTTGTTCTAT
Coding sequences:
- the LOC130878545 gene encoding CDGSH iron-sulfur domain-containing protein 1-like is translated as MGLGYNFLVRVEWIAAMTFAAGTAALGYLAYKKFYGKDNRTKAMVNLQIQKDNPKVVHTFDMEDLGDKAVYCRCWRSKKFPFCDGAHKKHNEETGDNVGPLIIKKK